The following are encoded in a window of Gossypium raimondii isolate GPD5lz chromosome 13, ASM2569854v1, whole genome shotgun sequence genomic DNA:
- the LOC105784272 gene encoding uncharacterized GPI-anchored protein At5g19250, with translation MAAASLRQPSLTTFVFVLAIFSLSYRVYSDDEEDHLLQGLNSYRTSANLPAFAKNKNAECVAKRIADDVSDDDNNQHCTNPSNSPGNNATGLSAYPKAISKCDIDANTTSDVMVLPVCVPNLVPTLVLTNFTRTHYSKYINDSTFTGIGLSSEDDWMVVVLSSNKPTGSLANGAYSLLNRKLGFSYYMVLLLLGFLLFSF, from the exons ATGGCGGCCGCCTCTCTCAGACAACCTTCCCTCACCACTTTTGTGTTTGTTCTTGCCATTTTCTCGCTTTCTTATCGAGTTTACAGTGATG ATGAGGAAGACCATCTTCTTCAAGGACTCAACAGTTACAGGACATCGGCGAATCTCCCAGCATTCGCCAAGAACAAAAACGCCGAATGCGTGGCCAAGAGAATCGCCGACGACGTCAGCGACGACGACAACAACCAGCACTGCACCAACCCCAGCAATTCACCTGGCAATAACGCAACCGGATTATCGGCCTATCCCAAAGCCATATCCAAGTGCGACATCGATGCCAACACCACCAGCGATGTAATGGTGCTGCCTGTTTGCGTGCCGAATCTGGTTCCGACGCTTGTTCTAACCAACTTCACACGCACCCATTACTCCAAATACATAAACGATTCCACCTTCACTGGAATCGGACTCAGTTCCGAAGATGATTGGATGGTGGTGGTTCTTTCTTCCAATAAGCCAACTGGGAGCCTCGCCAATGGAGCTTATTCCTTGCTTAATAGGAAGCTTGGTTTCAGCTATTACATGGTGTTATTGTTGTTGGGTTTTCTACTCTTTTCGTTTTGA
- the LOC105781534 gene encoding uncharacterized protein LOC105781534, which yields MEDITIVKKILRSITLKFDYVVCAIEESEDIDELYLASKEQALKAFTVISSSNFRERGKGRCIGRGRGDRGSRDGENKNDSRNYIINDDQSKGKGQDFDKSKIKCFRCQKFDHCRFECYARLPSDKDEQSNLLRTRKERPCWWRFKLKRNLNQVLALVIALLWDVMGKGNINISTKNGFVETISNVLFPPISKANC from the exons ATGGAGGATATCACCATAGTGAAGAAGATTTTGCGTTCCATTACGCTGAAGTTTGATTATGTCGTTTGCGCAATTGAAGAGTCAGAAGACATAGATGAATTGTATCTTG CCTCCAAGGAACAAGCTTTGAAGGCTTTTACTGTTATTTCTTCTTCCAATTTTAGAGAAAGAGGTAAAGGTAGATGTATAGGTAGAGGAAGAGGAGATCGAGGTAGTAGAGatggtgaaaacaaaaatgataGTAGAAATTACATAATCAATGATGACCAAAgtaaaggaaaaggacaggATTTCGATAAATCCAAGATAAAATGCTTTAGATGTCAAAAGTTTGATCATTGTCGTTTTGAATGTTATGCTAGGCTACCAAGTGACAAAGATGAACAATCAAATTTGTTGAGAACAAGGAAGGAGAGACCTTGTTGGTGGCGGTTCAAGTTGAAAAGAAACCTGAACCAAGTGTTAG CTTTGGTGATTGCTTTACTTTGGGATGTCATGGGAAAAGGTAACATCAATATTAGTACCAAGAATGGTTTTGTGGAAACCATATCTAATGTGTTATTTCCTCCTATTTCAAAAGCAAATTGTTGA